A genomic region of Micromonospora sp. NBC_01796 contains the following coding sequences:
- a CDS encoding CHAT domain-containing protein, producing MTGGLGRILISHAPDDPTHTDAVRDLWILLRAGGLDAGLLSGPAELAAAELDSADVVLLIGSPLYRRVAAGDDPAGGAHPELWRAARAIRDLVEGDEKSAAAVLPVVLPGGTVRDLPAFLSAHGGPLHRLRALSRRGVAALVAELHRRCGTVDPTSHHELRLEVSVAQGRLRGTATLAGTPLCQRDEPLPFGRDEVWSLLDLPDAESRLARLGQRLSAALFDADSLDQLTTLVTNADDGTVIDVVIDADGPAHELPFELIRLTDQRVLATVEGVRLIRTVAGVPAAPQPPTPGPLKILVAVGAPEHTENPPLDIEAEMQAIVGVIGGLGRVEVTILEVAGPQEIADALRRDAYHVLHLSAHGSPYGVELEDRDGNAVEVQAEDLVRALRRAGRPVPLIVLSSCDGAADADTGLATTLLRHGANRVIAMQTSVSDAYATRLLTRVYGALAEENVPVAAALAQARSELFDEVVEADSSGRPEYAVPTLFATTDGPLWDATVLPVPLSNPTELPTGAGVRELLLGELVGRRAQLRTVTGTLRDEVPATGQSSLVNGVLLTGVAGIGKTALAGRAINRLRDDIEDPWSVVVHTGSWNPPQLIEDTAATTAGAGIGDRVDQSAALAAITDALRTHRLLIVFDDFEQNLTLGGDAFLDPGFAEVFGELCRAAERGKLLVTSRYPIPAPVPLLRVEMPPLSDAELRRLLLRLPALRELPYSDRETVVRTVGGHPRLVEFVDALLRGRAGKARLPEVTERLRRLARQESVTLARSAADAPDATEATRQAVALAARDMLLGELLDLLTPAEHETLLQAAVIRVRVSGDDLAFAVHDREPSDDDRAEVTAQLDRLLGLTLVISSDDEVVMESWVAEALTHLQGPEHLHRHDRATRMYQRIMQAGRADFQTLTEVVHHLRTAGRFDGLATFTEALLPGLGGELTVAAFLGDVTPGFPTDHPAYLDLLGRERDALEASGSTAAAAVKGEEVLTLVAGIADAEPDNTQAQVALSSALDGQGRLMRRLGRTAEARDHYENALAVDLRLCEADPDDPQYQRNLGLSYQKIAQLALDRAEVRSAREAADRSLQIRRRLVDADPDNEVLHYDLAVCLGVLAAVCRADGDTGQARELGAQALVVWRRLTLADADNQDLLGNLLDGVSALADTIGFLGDDAEQARELTAEAATIADRLATADPGNIAYQRGLLTSHWRLGDMDLSVDDLACAREHFESALSLAERLADTDPDSVDGQCDLATAFRRMADYTAANGQPEEVRGNLERSLEITQGLVHRFPRNGGFHRDLARSCERLADWVRDAGDPDLAGTLFRQALAHWRRRATLDPEDLGARLAQADLNHRIAELEQAAGHPGRARRRWQAALVLAREVHAEAPTEEHRTRVALYQARLD from the coding sequence ATGACTGGCGGGCTCGGCCGAATCCTCATCTCCCACGCCCCCGACGATCCGACGCACACCGATGCCGTACGGGATCTCTGGATCCTGCTGCGGGCCGGGGGTCTCGACGCGGGGCTGCTCTCGGGGCCGGCGGAGCTGGCCGCCGCCGAGCTGGACTCGGCCGATGTGGTGCTGCTGATCGGCTCGCCGCTCTACCGTCGGGTCGCCGCCGGGGACGATCCGGCGGGCGGCGCCCACCCGGAGCTGTGGCGGGCGGCCCGGGCGATCAGGGACCTGGTCGAGGGGGACGAGAAGTCCGCCGCCGCCGTGCTGCCGGTGGTGCTGCCGGGCGGTACGGTGCGCGACCTGCCGGCCTTCCTGTCCGCGCACGGCGGTCCGCTGCACCGGCTGCGGGCGCTGAGCAGACGCGGGGTCGCCGCCCTGGTCGCGGAACTGCACCGACGGTGCGGGACGGTGGATCCCACCTCCCACCACGAGCTGCGGCTGGAGGTGAGCGTGGCGCAGGGACGGCTGCGCGGCACCGCGACCCTCGCCGGGACCCCGTTGTGTCAACGAGACGAGCCGCTGCCCTTCGGCCGCGACGAGGTCTGGTCGCTGTTGGACCTGCCGGACGCGGAGTCCCGGCTGGCGCGGCTGGGACAGCGGCTGTCGGCGGCACTGTTCGACGCCGACTCCCTCGACCAGCTCACCACCCTCGTCACCAACGCCGACGACGGCACGGTGATCGATGTCGTGATCGACGCCGACGGTCCGGCCCACGAGCTGCCGTTCGAGCTGATCCGCCTCACCGACCAGCGGGTGCTCGCCACCGTCGAGGGCGTGCGCCTCATCCGGACCGTCGCGGGCGTACCGGCGGCACCCCAGCCGCCGACCCCCGGACCGTTGAAGATCCTCGTCGCGGTCGGCGCACCCGAACACACCGAGAACCCACCGCTGGACATCGAGGCCGAGATGCAGGCCATCGTCGGCGTCATCGGTGGGCTCGGCCGGGTGGAGGTGACGATCCTCGAGGTGGCCGGACCGCAGGAGATCGCCGACGCACTGCGGCGGGACGCGTACCACGTCCTGCACCTGTCGGCGCACGGGTCTCCGTACGGGGTCGAGTTGGAGGACCGGGACGGCAACGCCGTCGAGGTCCAGGCGGAGGATCTCGTACGCGCGCTGCGCCGCGCCGGCCGGCCGGTCCCCCTGATCGTGCTGTCCAGCTGCGACGGGGCGGCCGACGCCGACACCGGGCTCGCGACGACGCTGCTGCGACACGGCGCGAACCGTGTCATCGCGATGCAGACCTCGGTCAGCGACGCGTACGCCACCCGGCTGCTCACGCGCGTCTACGGGGCGCTCGCCGAGGAGAACGTCCCGGTCGCGGCGGCACTCGCGCAGGCCCGGTCGGAGTTGTTCGACGAGGTGGTGGAGGCCGACTCGTCCGGGCGACCCGAGTACGCCGTACCGACCCTGTTCGCCACCACCGACGGCCCGCTCTGGGACGCCACGGTGTTGCCCGTGCCGCTGAGCAATCCGACCGAACTTCCCACCGGTGCCGGCGTACGGGAACTGCTCCTCGGCGAACTGGTCGGCCGGCGGGCGCAACTGCGGACCGTCACCGGGACACTGCGCGACGAGGTCCCGGCCACCGGGCAGTCCTCACTGGTCAACGGGGTGCTGCTGACCGGTGTCGCGGGAATCGGGAAGACCGCTCTCGCCGGCCGGGCCATCAACCGGCTGCGCGACGACATCGAGGACCCGTGGTCCGTCGTCGTGCACACCGGCTCCTGGAACCCGCCGCAGCTCATCGAGGACACGGCGGCCACGACGGCCGGGGCTGGCATCGGGGACCGCGTCGACCAGTCGGCCGCGCTGGCGGCGATCACCGACGCGTTGCGTACCCATCGTCTGTTGATCGTCTTCGACGACTTCGAGCAGAACCTGACCCTCGGCGGCGACGCCTTCCTCGACCCGGGTTTCGCGGAGGTCTTCGGCGAGCTGTGCCGGGCGGCGGAACGCGGAAAGCTCCTGGTGACCAGCCGGTATCCGATCCCGGCCCCGGTGCCGCTGCTGCGCGTCGAGATGCCGCCGCTGAGCGACGCCGAACTGCGCCGGTTGCTGCTGAGGCTGCCGGCACTGCGGGAACTCCCCTACTCCGACCGCGAGACGGTGGTACGGACCGTCGGCGGACACCCCCGGCTGGTCGAGTTCGTCGACGCCCTCCTGCGCGGCAGGGCCGGCAAGGCGCGGCTGCCCGAGGTGACCGAGCGTCTGCGCAGACTCGCCAGGCAGGAAAGCGTCACGCTCGCCCGATCGGCCGCGGACGCACCCGACGCGACCGAGGCGACCCGGCAGGCGGTCGCGCTCGCGGCCCGCGACATGCTGCTCGGGGAGCTGCTGGACCTGTTGACCCCGGCGGAACACGAGACGCTGCTGCAGGCCGCGGTGATCCGCGTACGGGTGTCCGGGGACGACCTCGCGTTCGCCGTACACGATCGGGAGCCCTCCGACGACGACCGCGCCGAGGTGACCGCGCAGCTCGACCGGCTCCTCGGCCTCACGCTGGTCATCTCCAGCGACGACGAGGTGGTCATGGAGTCCTGGGTGGCGGAGGCCCTGACCCATCTGCAGGGCCCGGAGCACCTGCACCGGCACGACCGGGCCACCAGGATGTACCAGCGGATCATGCAGGCCGGTCGGGCCGACTTCCAGACCCTCACCGAGGTCGTCCACCACCTCCGGACCGCCGGCCGGTTCGACGGGCTGGCCACGTTCACCGAGGCGCTGCTGCCGGGCCTCGGCGGGGAACTGACCGTCGCGGCCTTCCTCGGCGACGTCACCCCCGGCTTCCCCACCGACCACCCCGCCTACCTCGACCTGCTCGGCCGGGAACGGGACGCCCTCGAGGCCAGCGGCAGCACCGCCGCGGCGGCGGTCAAGGGAGAAGAGGTGCTCACCCTCGTCGCCGGCATCGCCGACGCCGAGCCAGACAACACGCAGGCGCAGGTGGCGCTCAGCTCCGCGCTGGACGGTCAGGGGCGGCTGATGCGTCGCCTCGGCCGCACCGCCGAGGCGCGCGACCACTACGAGAACGCCCTGGCCGTCGACCTGCGTCTCTGCGAGGCTGACCCGGACGACCCGCAGTACCAGCGCAACCTCGGCCTGAGCTATCAGAAGATCGCGCAACTGGCACTGGACCGCGCCGAGGTCCGATCCGCGCGCGAGGCGGCGGACCGGTCGCTGCAGATCCGGCGGCGACTGGTCGACGCCGACCCCGACAACGAGGTGCTGCACTACGACCTGGCCGTCTGCCTCGGCGTACTCGCCGCCGTGTGCCGCGCCGACGGCGACACCGGGCAGGCCCGGGAACTGGGCGCACAGGCGCTGGTGGTGTGGCGCCGACTGACGCTGGCCGACGCCGACAACCAGGATCTGCTGGGCAACCTGCTCGACGGTGTGAGCGCCCTGGCCGACACCATCGGCTTCCTCGGCGACGACGCCGAACAGGCCCGGGAACTCACCGCCGAGGCGGCGACGATCGCCGACCGGCTGGCGACGGCGGACCCCGGCAACATCGCCTACCAGCGCGGGCTGCTCACCTCCCACTGGCGGCTCGGCGACATGGACCTCAGCGTCGACGACCTCGCCTGCGCCCGGGAACACTTCGAGAGCGCACTGTCGCTGGCCGAGCGGCTGGCCGACACCGACCCCGACAGCGTCGACGGGCAGTGCGACCTGGCCACGGCCTTCCGCCGGATGGCCGACTACACCGCCGCGAACGGACAGCCGGAGGAGGTGCGCGGGAATCTCGAACGGTCGCTGGAGATCACGCAGGGCCTCGTGCACCGGTTCCCGCGCAACGGCGGGTTCCACCGCGACCTGGCACGATCCTGCGAACGCCTCGCCGACTGGGTACGCGACGCCGGAGACCCCGATCTCGCGGGCACCCTTTTCCGGCAGGCGCTGGCACACTGGCGACGGCGGGCCACCCTCGATCCGGAGGACCTCGGCGCCCGGCTGGCGCAGGCCGACCTGAATCACCGCATCGCCGAGTTGGAGCAGGCCGCGGGCCACCCGGGGCGGGCGCGCAGGCGGTGGCAGGCGGCGCTTGTGCTCGCCCGGGAGGTTCACGCCGAAGCCCCGACCGAGGAGCACCGAACCAGGGTCGCGCTCTACCAGGCGAGACTGGACTGA
- a CDS encoding sugar efflux transporter, with amino-acid sequence MIADLARRGRRRPPALLALGLVTLGVGSSTAVAVPFLSLFLSTAVHAGPVRITVFLIVTPIAGVVASTLVGRLSDRRPVRRALLIATAVAGVVGMGLAAFVRDYWILLAQAVTATALAGALFPQTFAYARELLIRDGAGRAAMGTNALRTVFSLAWVAGPPLAAFLLDAGGFTYLYGIAALMYAVVALVAVFWLDELDPPAAPTMPTTPTAPDGEPAPAVPGTVEASRRTVLLTAVAFTMLQCPLTLSLQTLPLFVGGNLNGDLDDAGLILGLCAALEIPLMLGLGVLTTRFPLRLLVLVGAGSGVAYHVCAAVSGSVSTLAVAQILNAAFIAAVSGLGISYMQDLLPRQPGRATTLFTNTFPIGAILAGPLFGLAQHFGLRLAYGIGTGLCAAGLLILLIIRPPALRTGQPAS; translated from the coding sequence GTGATCGCAGATCTTGCCCGACGTGGGCGACGCCGTCCCCCCGCGCTGCTCGCTCTCGGGCTGGTCACGCTCGGCGTCGGCAGCTCCACGGCGGTGGCGGTGCCGTTCCTCTCGCTGTTCCTGAGCACGGCCGTGCACGCCGGTCCGGTCCGGATCACGGTGTTCCTGATCGTCACCCCGATCGCGGGTGTGGTCGCGTCGACCCTCGTCGGGCGGTTGTCCGACCGGCGGCCCGTCCGGCGGGCACTGCTGATCGCGACGGCGGTGGCGGGCGTGGTCGGCATGGGACTGGCCGCCTTCGTACGCGACTACTGGATCCTGCTCGCGCAGGCGGTGACCGCGACGGCACTGGCCGGGGCGCTGTTCCCGCAGACGTTCGCGTACGCCCGCGAACTGTTGATCCGCGACGGCGCCGGCCGGGCCGCGATGGGAACCAACGCCCTGCGTACGGTGTTCTCCCTGGCCTGGGTGGCCGGCCCTCCGCTGGCCGCGTTCCTGCTTGACGCCGGCGGTTTCACCTACCTGTACGGGATAGCCGCGCTCATGTACGCGGTCGTGGCACTGGTCGCGGTCTTCTGGCTCGACGAACTCGACCCGCCCGCCGCACCAACCATGCCGACCACGCCGACCGCTCCCGACGGCGAACCCGCCCCCGCCGTTCCCGGCACGGTCGAGGCATCGCGGAGGACCGTGCTGCTGACAGCGGTCGCGTTCACGATGCTGCAGTGTCCGTTGACCCTGAGCCTGCAGACCCTGCCGTTGTTCGTCGGCGGCAACCTCAACGGCGACCTCGACGACGCCGGCCTCATCCTCGGGCTCTGCGCCGCGCTGGAGATCCCGCTGATGCTCGGCCTCGGCGTGCTGACCACCCGGTTCCCCCTGCGACTGCTGGTGCTCGTCGGGGCAGGGTCCGGTGTGGCGTACCACGTCTGCGCGGCGGTCTCGGGGAGCGTGTCGACGCTGGCGGTCGCCCAGATCCTCAACGCGGCCTTCATCGCGGCGGTTTCCGGGCTGGGCATCTCCTACATGCAGGACCTGCTGCCCCGGCAGCCGGGGCGGGCCACGACCCTGTTCACGAACACGTTCCCGATCGGAGCGATCCTGGCCGGTCCGCTGTTCGGGCTGGCCCAGCACTTCGGCCTGCGGCTCGCGTACGGGATCGGGACGGGCCTGTGCGCCGCCGGCCTGCTGATCCTGTTGATCATCCGACCCCCGGCCCTCCGGACGGGGCAACCCGCGTCCTGA
- a CDS encoding S8 family serine peptidase — MSVRQTRRGGGRFRLRSSVAILAAVVLGVTAQPAYAAPAAPSATVDAQVLKEISTKGSTSFMVFLREQAKLDGAAKLRDSDAKAVEVHRQLTGTAARTQSGLRADLDARKAEYTAYWIANALQVRGDKALVDSIAARDEVARIEPVHIYPLIKPTPSKTTAKAEPNAVEWGLSNIEAPRVWSEYGDRGEGIVVANIDTGVQYDHPAVVGQYRGNLGNGSFDHNYNWFDPASVCANDTPCDNIDHGTHTMGTMVGDDGAGNQIGVAPGAKWIAAKGCENQLGCSETSLLAAGQWVLAPTDLNGQNPRPDLHPDVVNNSWGGGQGDPWYEQTIVAWRAAGIFPSFSAGNSGEAGCGSANSPGDSPTAYAVGSYDVNNAISYFSSRGPSVSGLTKPNVSAPGSNVRSSVPGNGYANFNGTSMAAPHVSGAVALIWSAAPTLRGDVPATEALLDDTATDVNALECGGTVDDNNVFGEGRLNAYQAVTAAPRGPVGQATGTVTNSATGAVLAGATVTAGPRRATTGADGTYSLTVAAGEQSVTASAYGYADQTVTLTVPEGGAVTKNFALVETPPVTVTGKVTDGSGHGWPLYASIEVPGRPGGPVFTDPSTGTYSFTVPGNTAYKVKTTARYPGYRQVETTLELGVGATTANISVPVDPGCTVAGYSPSVGDPLLTQSFDGTSAPEGWSVVNRTDGGGWTFVDEGSRGNLTGGTGGFAIVDSDHLGNGPTQDTDLRSPVLDLTGVSAPYLKFNSDMWLTGGTNTADIDVSTDGGENWTNVWHQSASRRGPVVEEVPLTPAAGSANAVIRFRYAGSFSWWWQLDNLQLINRICTPIPGGLVTGFTTDANTGAALNGATVSSVDQPLDKGVSVATPDDPNIGDGFYWFFSSLTGAHSVSAAKAPYQPLAKSVTVVANGTRKADFALKSGRLTIGPATVESHQPYGSTRTTTVTVKNTGSAPANVEVLERSGQFELLSKPGAALTERLMKGLTPAQNGARYPGVTGGPAAAGPTAEGAWSRIADMPSAIFDNAGATVGGKVYSFGGANGTGTEKKAWVYDPESNAWSNLPDLPTGRGKSAAAVADDKIYLLGGWSESGAPVTTVDVFDPATGAWSTLDATNPAARAAAGTAVIDGKVYLVGGCADGGCTPSDNVVVFDPASGSFTTGAKYPHSVAWMSCGGIGSSAYCAGGVAGGTSYKDGFSYDPAADAWTALPELPIDLWGSQYAAAGGLLVIAGGVTGNSSGLTNRTVAYDPATNAWQALPNVGFPVYRGALACGAYKLGGAPAPGTPGKESERLGDLGDCDGAGDAPWLATTPADFTLAPGASKKITLTLTATAEKGIAQPGTYHSDLALRSDTPYAVPAVDVELNVSAPNNWGKVQGTVTGQTCDGERVPVKATVRLNLADGGYTLSADGQGHYAYWLPKGKYQVIVAKDGWIPEVHQQQIQAGFVSTLDVTLDPVTACDSRVGGI; from the coding sequence GTGTCAGTACGACAAACACGCCGAGGCGGGGGTCGATTCAGACTCCGGTCATCGGTCGCCATCCTGGCGGCCGTTGTCCTCGGTGTCACGGCCCAACCGGCGTACGCGGCGCCCGCCGCGCCCAGCGCCACCGTCGACGCCCAGGTGCTCAAGGAGATCAGCACCAAGGGCAGCACCAGCTTCATGGTGTTCCTGCGCGAGCAGGCCAAACTGGACGGTGCCGCCAAGCTGCGCGACAGCGACGCCAAGGCCGTCGAGGTGCACCGGCAGCTCACCGGCACCGCCGCGCGAACCCAGAGCGGGCTGCGCGCCGACCTCGACGCGAGGAAGGCGGAGTACACGGCGTACTGGATCGCCAACGCGCTCCAGGTGCGCGGCGACAAGGCCCTGGTCGACTCGATCGCCGCCCGTGACGAGGTGGCCCGGATCGAGCCGGTCCACATCTACCCGCTGATCAAGCCGACGCCGAGCAAGACGACCGCCAAGGCCGAACCGAACGCGGTCGAGTGGGGCCTGAGCAACATCGAGGCGCCCCGGGTCTGGTCCGAGTACGGCGACCGCGGCGAGGGCATCGTCGTGGCCAACATCGACACCGGCGTCCAGTACGACCACCCGGCCGTCGTCGGTCAGTACCGCGGCAACCTCGGCAACGGCAGCTTCGACCACAACTACAACTGGTTCGACCCGGCCAGCGTCTGCGCCAACGACACCCCGTGCGACAACATCGACCACGGTACGCACACCATGGGCACGATGGTCGGTGACGACGGTGCCGGCAACCAGATCGGTGTCGCGCCCGGCGCCAAGTGGATCGCCGCGAAGGGCTGCGAGAACCAGCTCGGTTGCTCCGAGACCTCGCTGCTCGCCGCCGGTCAGTGGGTGCTCGCCCCGACCGACCTCAACGGCCAGAACCCCCGGCCCGACCTGCACCCGGACGTGGTCAACAACTCCTGGGGCGGTGGCCAGGGCGACCCCTGGTACGAGCAGACGATCGTGGCCTGGCGGGCCGCCGGCATCTTCCCCAGCTTCAGCGCCGGCAACAGCGGCGAGGCGGGCTGCGGGTCGGCCAACTCCCCCGGTGACAGCCCGACCGCGTACGCGGTCGGCTCGTACGACGTGAACAACGCGATCTCGTACTTCTCCAGCCGCGGGCCCAGTGTCAGCGGTCTGACCAAGCCGAACGTCTCGGCGCCCGGCTCCAACGTGCGCTCCAGCGTTCCTGGCAACGGGTACGCGAACTTCAACGGCACCTCGATGGCCGCCCCGCACGTCTCCGGCGCCGTCGCGCTGATCTGGTCGGCGGCACCGACCCTGCGCGGCGACGTACCCGCCACCGAGGCGCTGCTCGACGACACCGCCACCGACGTGAACGCGCTCGAGTGCGGTGGCACGGTCGACGACAACAACGTCTTCGGCGAGGGTCGGCTCAACGCGTACCAGGCGGTCACCGCCGCACCGCGTGGCCCGGTCGGTCAGGCCACCGGCACCGTCACCAACAGTGCCACCGGGGCGGTCCTGGCCGGTGCGACCGTCACCGCCGGTCCGCGCCGCGCCACCACCGGCGCGGACGGCACCTACTCGCTGACCGTCGCGGCCGGCGAGCAGAGCGTCACCGCGAGCGCCTACGGCTACGCCGACCAGACCGTCACCCTGACGGTTCCCGAGGGCGGCGCGGTCACGAAGAACTTCGCGCTGGTCGAGACCCCGCCGGTGACCGTCACCGGCAAGGTCACCGACGGTTCCGGTCACGGCTGGCCGCTGTACGCCTCGATCGAGGTACCAGGGCGGCCGGGCGGGCCGGTGTTCACCGACCCGAGCACCGGCACGTACTCGTTCACCGTGCCGGGCAACACCGCCTACAAGGTCAAGACGACCGCCCGCTACCCCGGCTACCGGCAGGTGGAGACCACGCTGGAACTCGGCGTCGGAGCCACCACGGCGAACATCTCGGTGCCGGTCGACCCGGGCTGCACCGTCGCCGGCTACTCCCCCTCGGTCGGCGACCCGCTGCTGACCCAGTCCTTCGACGGCACCTCCGCCCCCGAGGGTTGGTCGGTGGTCAACCGGACCGACGGCGGCGGCTGGACGTTCGTCGACGAGGGGAGCCGGGGCAACCTGACCGGCGGCACCGGCGGCTTCGCCATCGTCGACAGCGACCACCTCGGCAACGGCCCGACGCAGGACACCGACCTGCGCAGTCCGGTGCTGGACCTGACCGGGGTGAGCGCGCCGTACCTGAAGTTCAACAGCGACATGTGGTTGACCGGTGGCACCAACACCGCCGACATCGACGTCTCGACCGACGGCGGCGAGAACTGGACCAACGTCTGGCACCAGAGTGCCAGCCGGCGCGGTCCGGTCGTGGAGGAGGTACCGCTCACCCCGGCCGCCGGCAGCGCGAACGCGGTGATCCGGTTCCGGTACGCCGGCAGCTTCTCCTGGTGGTGGCAACTGGACAACCTCCAGCTGATCAACCGGATCTGCACCCCGATCCCGGGTGGCCTGGTCACCGGTTTCACCACCGACGCCAACACCGGCGCCGCGCTCAACGGTGCGACGGTGAGCAGCGTGGACCAGCCGCTGGACAAGGGCGTCTCGGTCGCGACGCCGGACGACCCGAACATCGGTGACGGGTTCTACTGGTTCTTCTCCAGCCTGACCGGCGCCCACTCGGTGAGTGCCGCGAAGGCGCCGTACCAGCCGTTGGCGAAGAGCGTCACGGTGGTCGCGAACGGAACCCGCAAGGCCGACTTCGCCCTGAAGTCGGGTCGGCTGACGATCGGGCCGGCCACGGTCGAGTCGCACCAGCCGTACGGCAGCACCCGTACCACCACGGTGACCGTCAAGAACACCGGTAGCGCCCCGGCCAACGTCGAGGTGCTCGAGCGGTCCGGTCAGTTCGAGCTGCTCTCCAAGCCGGGAGCGGCACTGACCGAGCGGTTGATGAAGGGGTTGACCCCGGCCCAGAACGGGGCCAGGTACCCCGGCGTCACCGGTGGGCCGGCCGCGGCCGGTCCGACCGCCGAGGGCGCGTGGAGCCGGATCGCCGACATGCCGTCGGCGATCTTCGACAACGCCGGTGCGACCGTGGGCGGCAAGGTCTACTCCTTCGGCGGTGCGAACGGCACCGGCACCGAGAAGAAGGCCTGGGTGTACGACCCGGAGAGCAACGCGTGGAGCAACCTGCCGGACCTGCCCACCGGGCGGGGGAAGTCGGCGGCCGCCGTGGCCGACGACAAGATCTACCTCCTCGGTGGTTGGAGCGAGAGCGGCGCGCCGGTCACCACGGTCGACGTGTTCGACCCGGCGACCGGTGCCTGGAGCACTCTCGACGCCACCAACCCGGCGGCCCGCGCGGCTGCCGGCACGGCGGTGATCGACGGCAAGGTCTACCTGGTCGGCGGCTGCGCCGACGGTGGTTGCACGCCGTCGGACAACGTGGTCGTCTTCGACCCCGCGTCGGGCAGCTTCACCACCGGTGCGAAGTACCCGCACAGCGTGGCGTGGATGTCCTGTGGCGGTATCGGCAGCAGCGCGTACTGCGCCGGTGGCGTGGCCGGTGGGACGTCGTACAAGGACGGGTTCTCCTACGACCCGGCCGCCGACGCCTGGACCGCGCTGCCCGAGTTGCCGATCGACCTGTGGGGCTCGCAGTACGCCGCCGCGGGTGGCCTCCTGGTGATCGCGGGTGGAGTGACCGGGAACTCGTCCGGGCTCACCAACCGGACCGTGGCCTACGACCCGGCCACGAACGCCTGGCAGGCACTGCCGAACGTCGGCTTCCCGGTCTACCGGGGTGCGCTGGCGTGCGGGGCGTACAAGCTGGGTGGTGCTCCGGCACCGGGAACTCCCGGCAAGGAGTCCGAGCGTCTCGGTGACCTCGGTGACTGCGACGGTGCGGGCGACGCGCCGTGGCTGGCCACCACGCCGGCGGACTTCACCCTGGCACCGGGTGCCTCGAAGAAGATCACGTTGACCCTGACCGCCACCGCGGAGAAGGGGATCGCCCAGCCCGGCACCTACCACTCGGACCTGGCCCTGCGTTCGGACACCCCGTACGCGGTACCGGCGGTCGACGTGGAACTGAACGTCTCGGCGCCGAACAACTGGGGCAAGGTCCAGGGCACGGTCACCGGCCAGACCTGCGACGGGGAACGCGTACCGGTCAAGGCGACCGTACGGCTGAACCTCGCCGACGGCGGCTACACCCTGAGCGCGGACGGCCAGGGGCACTATGCCTACTGGCTGCCGAAGGGCAAGTACCAGGTGATCGTGGCCAAGGACGGCTGGATCCCCGAGGTGCACCAGCAACAGATCCAGGCCGGCTTCGTGTCGACCCTGGACGTCACCCTCGATCCGGTCACGGCCTGCGACTCGCGTGTGGGCGGGATCTGA